A window of the Corythoichthys intestinalis isolate RoL2023-P3 chromosome 6, ASM3026506v1, whole genome shotgun sequence genome harbors these coding sequences:
- the lpar6a gene encoding lysophosphatidic acid receptor 6a, with amino-acid sequence MWNASNSSAGNWSCGKNDGFKYPLYSTVFSVVFVVGLITNAVAIYIFACSLKLRNETTTYMMNLAASDLLFVFTLPLRVFYFINGSWPFGSVLCKVSVSLFYTNMYGSILFLTCISVDRFLAIVHPLRSRTLRTQRNAKLLCAGVWALVLSVSLPTGFLLDTTSRQRANATFCFENFSSSQWKSHLSKVVIFMETVGFVIPLLLNVGCSVRVLQTLRRPYKVSRGGELNKTKILRMIAVHLGTFCFCFVPYNVNLVFYSLVRTKALRGCLAESVVRAIYPVALCVAVCNCCLDPIVYYFTSETIQNSIKRKSLSKFSEALRSESAYELQCGLKNLKAPMLQEESSV; translated from the coding sequence ATGTGGAACGCGTCCAACAGTTCGGCGGGCAACTGGAGCTGCGGCAAGAACGACGGCTTCAAGTACCCGTTGTACAGCACGGTCTTCAGCGTGGTCTTCGTAGTGGGGCTGATCACCAACGCGGTGGCCATCTACATCTTCGCCTGCTCGCTCAAGCTGCGCAACGAGACCACCACGTACATGATGAACTTGGCGGCCTCCGACCTACTCTTCGTCTTCACGCTGCCGCTGCGCGTCTTCTACTTCATCAACGGCAGCTGGCCCTTCGGCAGCGTGCTGTGCAAGGTGTCGGTGTCGCTTTTCTACACCAACATGTACGGCAGCATCCTCTTCCTGACCTGCATCAGCGTGGACCGCTTCCTGGCCATCGTGCACCCCTTGCGCTCGCGGACGCTACGTACCCAGCGCAACGCTAAGCTACTGTGCGCGGGCGTCTGGGCGCTGGTGCTGTCGGTCAGCCTGCCGACGGGGTTCCTGTTGGACACCACCTCGCGGCAGCGCGCCAACGCCACCTTCTGCTTCGAGAACTTCTCCTCCAGCCAGTGGAAGTCACACCTGTCCAAGGTGGTCATCTTCATGGAGACGGTGGGTTTCGTCATCCCGCTCCTGCTCAACGTGGGCTGCTCCGTCAGGGTGCTTCAGACTCTGCGGCGCCCCTACAAGGTCAGTCGAGGCGGCGAGTTGAACAAGACCAAAATCCTGCGAATGATCGCCGTGCACCTCGGAACCTTCTGCTTCTGCTTCGTGCCCTACAACGTCAACCTGGTCTTTTACTCGCTGGTGCGCACCAAGGCGCTAAGGGGCTGCCTGGCCGAGTCGGTGGTGCGCGCCATCTACCCCGTGGCGCTGTGCGTCGCCGTCTGCAACTGCTGCTTGGACCCCATCGTCTACTACTTCACCTCCGAGACCATCCAGAACTCCATCAAGAGGAAGTCGCTGTCCAAGTTCTCCGAAGCGCTCCGTTCGGAATCGGCTTACGAACTGCAATGCGGACTGAAGAACCTGAAAGCTCCGATGCTACAGGAGGAGTCATCGGTGTGA